A single Methanolobus sp. ZRKC5 DNA region contains:
- a CDS encoding mechanosensitive ion channel domain-containing protein — MDIEQFIPSIISLIVTISLVLLFDFLFRKRKLFSREKVIQQLIFVVILVIGMLFIIFTLPISVEDKNLILTFLGLVIGAIITFSSTTFVTNAMAGIMLRLINPFRVGDYIKIDDTFGRVTEMYFLHTQVQSMDRDLITIPNAKLVSNPLKTIRSSGTIITTSVSLGYNIPRKDIEKDLLKAAEITGLENSFVHIEKLGDFSITYKVGGLLKDIEGLITARSDFKKNVMDTLHDSEIEIVSPTYMNQRVFSEDYVCLPPKETKTKAIKIDSELEIVPEFKTEEIIFDKAITAQMLDRIYITSENLAPRRKDMEEKLKQINDENARNDIKEQLTLLALKEEGIKTLVQELKTLPDITAMSDENKDVDVEGMLNTEKDVVELADLHSNVEKMIENILKKQQ, encoded by the coding sequence GTGGATATAGAGCAATTCATACCAAGTATCATTTCACTGATCGTAACAATTTCACTTGTCCTGCTATTTGATTTCCTGTTCAGGAAAAGAAAGTTATTTTCAAGGGAAAAAGTGATACAGCAACTTATTTTTGTTGTAATTCTAGTCATTGGAATGCTATTCATTATTTTCACCCTTCCGATTTCTGTTGAAGACAAGAATCTGATACTTACCTTTTTAGGACTGGTAATCGGTGCCATAATCACATTTTCATCCACCACTTTTGTGACAAACGCCATGGCCGGCATTATGCTCAGGCTTATAAATCCTTTTAGAGTAGGGGACTATATTAAAATCGATGATACTTTTGGAAGAGTTACCGAAATGTACTTCCTGCACACTCAAGTGCAGTCCATGGACAGGGACCTTATAACAATCCCAAATGCAAAACTTGTTTCCAACCCCCTGAAAACCATTAGATCATCAGGGACTATTATCACTACCAGCGTATCATTGGGATACAATATACCCCGAAAGGACATAGAAAAGGACCTCTTAAAAGCAGCTGAGATAACAGGTCTTGAAAATTCATTTGTCCACATTGAAAAGCTTGGGGATTTTTCAATAACATATAAAGTTGGAGGACTGCTTAAGGATATCGAGGGCCTCATTACAGCAAGGTCTGACTTTAAAAAGAACGTCATGGATACACTACATGATTCTGAAATAGAGATCGTTTCTCCCACTTACATGAACCAGAGAGTATTCAGCGAAGACTATGTGTGCCTACCACCAAAGGAAACAAAGACTAAAGCAATTAAGATCGACTCTGAGCTTGAAATTGTGCCTGAGTTCAAAACAGAGGAAATAATCTTTGATAAGGCCATCACAGCACAAATGCTTGACAGAATATACATTACTTCAGAAAACCTGGCTCCGCGCAGAAAGGACATGGAAGAAAAACTCAAGCAAATTAATGACGAGAACGCCAGGAATGATATAAAAGAGCAACTTACTCTGTTAGCTCTAAAAGAAGAAGGCATTAAAACTCTTGTACAGGAGCTAAAAACCCTTCCGGACATCACTGCCATGAGTGATGAAAACAAGGATGTGGACGTGGAAGGCATGCTAAATACGGAAAAAGATGTAGTTGAACTTGCCGACCTTCACAGCAATGTGGAAAAAATGATCGAGAACATACTGAAAAAACAGCAATAA
- the pheA gene encoding prephenate dehydratase: MIIGVLGPKGTYTEKAAKQWIQENSSNEEHILEYCADIQDVFILLESEACDIGVVPLENSIEGSVGVTLDLLLEHGVHIIGEAIVTIEHCLLSRGKKEDIRIILSHPQGLGQCRQFLKDQFPAVELRTTGSTSHAAKLATEFEEMAAIASPETADMYDLNIVMPNIQDRKHNHTRFVIITTNNVPENVKKYSDEQKQDGLYKTSIIVYLDRDRPGALYAILGEFARYDINLTRIESRPSKKVLGDYVFYIDFEGNINDTIIKHAMFNIKSNVAMLKILGSYPKFDSYCESN, from the coding sequence ATGATAATTGGCGTACTTGGTCCTAAAGGAACCTATACCGAAAAAGCTGCAAAACAGTGGATACAAGAGAACAGTAGCAATGAAGAGCATATTCTGGAATATTGTGCAGATATACAGGATGTATTCATTCTTCTGGAAAGCGAAGCATGTGATATCGGAGTAGTGCCTCTGGAAAATTCTATTGAAGGTTCCGTAGGAGTTACACTTGACCTGCTTCTTGAGCATGGTGTACATATTATTGGTGAGGCGATAGTCACTATAGAACACTGCCTGCTGTCCAGAGGTAAAAAAGAAGATATCAGGATTATACTTTCACATCCACAGGGTCTGGGACAATGTCGCCAATTTTTGAAAGATCAATTTCCTGCCGTTGAGCTGAGAACCACAGGAAGTACATCTCATGCAGCAAAACTTGCCACTGAATTTGAAGAGATGGCAGCTATTGCATCACCTGAAACTGCTGACATGTATGACCTTAATATTGTCATGCCAAATATTCAGGACAGGAAGCACAATCATACCCGTTTTGTAATAATTACGACAAATAATGTTCCTGAAAATGTTAAAAAATATTCAGATGAACAAAAGCAAGATGGCCTGTATAAAACATCTATAATAGTCTATCTTGACCGTGACCGCCCGGGTGCTCTTTATGCCATACTGGGTGAATTTGCCAGGTACGATATCAATTTGACAAGGATTGAATCGAGACCTTCTAAAAAAGTACTTGGTGACTATGTTTTCTATATTGATTTTGAGGGAAATATAAACGATACTATTATAAAACATGCAATGTTTAATATAAAGTCCAACGTAGCAATGTTAAAAATACTTGGATCATATCCTAAATTTGATTCTTATTGTGAATCCAATTAG
- a CDS encoding MoxR family ATPase: MASDLNSSDLSQTYKMAGDMFATLFNEVGKVVVGQHASVEQIIISILCNGHALIESNPGLGKTLTISTISKSMDLNFSRIQCTPDLMPADITGTHIIEETDGHKEFKFEPGPIFANIVLADEINRASPKTQSALLEAMQEKQITVGNDTFILEQPFFILATQNPIEMEGTFPLPEAQLDRFLLKILVDYPNYEDEIEIVNRYTKSIMPTVGKVVNKNTLLDLQKLTRDVPIADDIKSRAIKIVISTRIKSEFIEYGASPRASIGIILAAKARALIQGRNYVSAEDIDAMAYPVLRHRIILTFEAERRGISTDQVIKSLLEKIK; encoded by the coding sequence ATGGCAAGCGACCTGAATTCAAGTGACCTGTCGCAAACATACAAAATGGCCGGCGATATGTTTGCAACGCTTTTCAACGAGGTTGGAAAGGTAGTTGTCGGCCAGCATGCTTCAGTGGAACAGATCATAATTTCAATATTATGCAACGGGCATGCACTGATAGAAAGTAACCCAGGTCTTGGAAAAACACTGACAATTTCAACCATTTCAAAATCAATGGATCTGAATTTCAGCAGGATACAGTGTACACCAGATCTGATGCCTGCTGATATCACTGGAACGCATATCATCGAAGAAACAGATGGACACAAAGAATTCAAGTTTGAGCCAGGACCGATCTTTGCCAATATTGTACTTGCTGATGAGATCAATCGTGCATCTCCAAAGACACAGTCCGCATTGCTTGAGGCAATGCAGGAGAAGCAAATAACCGTTGGTAATGATACATTCATTCTTGAACAGCCTTTTTTCATATTGGCAACCCAGAACCCTATTGAAATGGAAGGAACCTTCCCTCTACCGGAAGCACAACTTGACAGATTCCTGCTTAAGATCCTTGTGGATTATCCGAACTACGAAGATGAGATAGAGATCGTTAACCGGTACACAAAGTCCATCATGCCCACCGTTGGCAAAGTGGTAAATAAGAATACACTTCTTGACCTGCAAAAACTGACAAGAGATGTACCAATTGCAGATGATATAAAAAGCAGGGCCATTAAGATCGTCATATCGACACGTATCAAAAGCGAGTTCATCGAATATGGTGCATCCCCCAGGGCTTCAATAGGAATTATACTTGCAGCAAAAGCAAGGGCTTTGATACAGGGACGCAATTATGTCAGTGCAGAAGATATTGATGCCATGGCATACCCGGTACTCAGGCACAGGATAATTCTAACCTTTGAAGCAGAAAGAAGAGGAAT